The Candidatus Nanosynbacter featherlites DNA window TACGTTGGCGGAGCTGATGAGCGATAGGGAGCATGGCAGGGAAAACGATGTGCATAGTGTGATCGGTAGGCGGGCTTTGCTTTCGCGTGAGGTTGATGCCTTGACCCGAGCAGATTTTTCAGTGCAAACGGAGCAACAGACAATTTCGGCATTGTTTTCTGGGTTGTGTGCGCGAAGTGATGATTTGGCGCGTACCTCACGATTGTCTAAAATCCGGAATCATCTCAACTATGTTGGTGAGCCGGAGCTCATGGAGGCGGCGCACGGAATCGCGACATATTGGAAGCATCGGTTGGATACGCATCTTGATAAAGCATTGTTTGTGATGCTGGGCGAAATTGGTAACATGGAACGTGCTGACTATGCCGCCCCAGAAGGAAAAATAAAAAGTGACGAATATTTCATGGAGTTGATCATGAGGGAGTTTTCTGATGATGAGTTGACCCAATATGCTGATAGGCTGCTCATCGATGAGGGGGAATTGGTGAACTTGCCTAAAGAAAATGTTGATATCATCATGCTGGACGACTGGACAAGTAGTGGTATAGAAATCGCGGAACAGCAACAGTGTTTCTTGAGGCGACATCCGGACTTGAGGGACCATATAGAAGTTCAACTAGCGATTGCCAATGAAGAAAGGTTGAAAGTGGGCTTCCGTATGAATGGGGGGCAGTATGTGCCAGTTCGCTCCTACTACTCGGCAAATAGTTCATCCGAGCTTTTTAGTACGTATATTGCAGGGTCACATTCGTCAGACTACTCGTTGGCGTTTGATATTAGTTCTCTACTTGGAACAGAGGATACGATGCCACCAGGCGTGCAAGTTGCGCGACCATATCACCGAGACGACTATCAGACGACCTTTCGCCAGCGTTTACAGTACGCTAGGTCACGTGACTCAAACGTGATTAAATAGATATATGGCATTTTCAACATGGCGCGAGTTTGTTGAAGCTGAGGCTCAGCAGCCGTATTTTCGGGTGTTGATGAATCGGGTGGACGCTGAGCGCGATCAGTACGAGGTATACCCAGCACGGCAAGATATGTTTTCTTGTTTTGCAGCTTGTCCACTGGAGGCGGTTAAAGTGGTAATTATTGGGCAAGATCCCTATCACGGTCCAGGTCAGGCACATGGCATGAGTTTTTCGGTTAAACCAGGAGTTAAATTACCGCCAAGTTTGCAGAATATCTTTAAGGAACTGGTTGACGATCTTGGGGTGGATATGCCGACTAGTGGTTTTTTGGAGCCATGGGGTAAACAAGGCGTATTGCTGATGAATACTAGCTGGAGTGTTAGGCGAGGTCAGGCTGGTAGTCATGCAAACTATGGCTGGATGGAGTTCTCCCAGCGATTACTGGCAATGTTAAATGATTATGACCGGTCGCTGGTATTTATACTGTGGGGAGCGCACGCCCAAAAGGTTGGTCAGGCGATCACAGACAGTCGCCATTTGAAGATTTGTAGTGCTCATCCGTCACCGTTTTCTGCCAATCGGGGATTCTTTGGTAGTAAGCCATTTTCGCGTGCCAATGATTTTCTGGTACGGAATGGCTGCGGGGCGATTGACTGGCAGTTACCTTGATTGACAAATAGTAACTTTATGTGGTATAATATGAACTATGGAACATTCAATTGATACTATTAAACAAAAACCAGATACGTTGCCGTTGCCATCTGTTACCAAAACGTACAGATTGCCCGAGGGGATGTCGCTCGGACCAGATGAATCGGTCAAAGTGAAAGGGTTTATAGCTCGGGGAAGAATTGATGGAAGGTCGGCTGTCTTGGCTTTGGATGACTCGGGAGAGGATTATACTCAGGACTCAGTGCTGCAGTCTCATCTTGAGGATGCAATTTTTGGAGATTTTTCATTTATGCGCTCAGCATATTATAACCACATTGCTCAGCATCAGGGCATGACGATGCCAGATATGATGAAATTGACACCAGATGATTATAAGCAACTTACATCGACCGGTCTATCTACAGTGTTAGCAACTGGATCTTTGGAGGAGATAGAGCAGAGGCAGGGCTTCTCCGCGGGATTAGT harbors:
- a CDS encoding uracil-DNA glycosylase — its product is MAFSTWREFVEAEAQQPYFRVLMNRVDAERDQYEVYPARQDMFSCFAACPLEAVKVVIIGQDPYHGPGQAHGMSFSVKPGVKLPPSLQNIFKELVDDLGVDMPTSGFLEPWGKQGVLLMNTSWSVRRGQAGSHANYGWMEFSQRLLAMLNDYDRSLVFILWGAHAQKVGQAITDSRHLKICSAHPSPFSANRGFFGSKPFSRANDFLVRNGCGAIDWQLP